The following coding sequences are from one Sphingomonadaceae bacterium OTU29LAMAA1 window:
- a CDS encoding alpha/beta fold hydrolase, translating to MPMITAGDLNMEVSIHGAEEGQPVLLLHGWPDDASTWDQVAPTLAAEGFRVIVPTLRGFGATRFLNDDTSRTGNSAMLAIDMIALLDTLGIDRFMVAGHDWGSNTAEALAVGWPDRVERMAMLSTPPRLGGMPTPPFEQTQRQWYHWFMATARGAEAVRADWRGFTHLHWVNWSPPGWFDEATFDRVARSFDNSDWVDVTLHSYRARWGEAEPDPRSAWLENKVKATKTLSLPTLYIHGDADGVNPPSTAKDVRAKFAGPFARITMTGVGHFPQRENPQAVVRHLLTLFAGNPAVLTDVTDRNLSMKKAAPYAAGIAAIGLVAAAAAGVAHAQGRSAQLTQVAQFDHQATGVAVTEDGRRFVNFPRWTDDAPISVAEVMKDGSLRPYPDAKWNSWRNARANELPVGEYFVCVQSIVPDGHGNLWVLDPGAPGNEKILEGAPKLVRIDLASNTVTKTILVPGDVALQGTYLNDIRFSPDGKTGYITDSGTRGAIIVVDLESGKSHRALDGHASTQIDKTVKVTLDGKPLVRPDGRQPAFAADGIAISKDGKTLFYQALTGKTLYSIDTAKLRSDVSEADRAAAVKTVAQTHVADGLWMSKAGVLYLTSPTDYAIKRLNGATVETVLTDRRLRWPDTFSEGRDGTMYVTASHIQDTNWFTPGAPPSIKTQLFSFAPAK from the coding sequence ATGCCGATGATTACCGCCGGCGACCTCAACATGGAGGTGTCGATTCACGGCGCGGAGGAGGGACAGCCGGTGCTCCTCCTCCATGGCTGGCCGGATGACGCTTCGACGTGGGATCAGGTGGCGCCCACACTGGCCGCGGAAGGGTTCCGCGTCATCGTCCCGACGTTGCGTGGGTTCGGCGCCACGCGTTTTCTCAACGACGATACCTCGCGAACCGGCAACAGCGCGATGCTCGCGATCGATATGATCGCGCTGCTCGACACGCTCGGCATCGACCGCTTCATGGTCGCCGGGCACGATTGGGGATCGAACACCGCCGAGGCCTTGGCCGTAGGGTGGCCCGATCGGGTAGAGCGGATGGCCATGCTGTCGACCCCGCCCCGGCTCGGCGGCATGCCTACGCCGCCGTTCGAGCAGACCCAGCGGCAATGGTATCACTGGTTCATGGCAACCGCGCGCGGGGCGGAGGCGGTACGTGCGGACTGGCGCGGGTTCACCCATCTGCATTGGGTCAACTGGTCGCCACCGGGATGGTTCGACGAGGCGACGTTCGACCGTGTCGCCCGGTCGTTCGACAATTCCGACTGGGTCGACGTGACGCTCCACAGCTATCGCGCACGCTGGGGCGAAGCGGAACCCGATCCACGAAGCGCCTGGCTGGAGAACAAGGTCAAGGCGACCAAGACGTTGTCGCTGCCGACGCTCTACATCCACGGCGATGCCGACGGCGTGAACCCTCCCTCGACCGCGAAGGACGTGCGAGCGAAATTCGCCGGGCCGTTCGCGCGCATCACCATGACCGGGGTCGGCCACTTCCCGCAGCGGGAGAACCCGCAAGCGGTGGTGCGCCACCTCCTTACCCTCTTCGCCGGCAATCCCGCCGTGCTCACCGATGTCACCGATAGGAACCTGTCCATGAAGAAAGCCGCCCCCTATGCCGCCGGGATTGCCGCCATCGGCTTGGTCGCCGCTGCCGCAGCCGGCGTTGCCCATGCCCAGGGACGCAGCGCACAGCTGACGCAGGTGGCGCAGTTCGATCATCAGGCGACCGGCGTGGCGGTGACCGAGGATGGACGGCGCTTCGTCAACTTCCCCCGCTGGACCGACGACGCGCCTATCTCCGTCGCCGAAGTGATGAAGGACGGATCCTTACGCCCCTATCCCGACGCCAAGTGGAACAGCTGGCGCAACGCCCGCGCCAACGAACTGCCGGTCGGTGAATATTTCGTCTGCGTGCAGTCGATCGTGCCCGATGGTCACGGCAATCTCTGGGTGCTCGATCCCGGCGCGCCGGGGAACGAGAAGATCCTCGAAGGCGCGCCCAAGCTCGTCCGCATCGATCTGGCGTCGAACACGGTGACGAAGACGATCCTGGTTCCCGGCGACGTCGCGCTGCAGGGCACGTATCTCAATGACATCCGCTTCTCGCCCGACGGCAAGACCGGCTACATCACCGACAGCGGCACGCGCGGCGCGATCATCGTCGTCGACCTGGAAAGCGGCAAGAGCCACCGCGCGCTCGATGGGCACGCCTCGACGCAGATCGACAAGACGGTGAAGGTTACGCTCGACGGCAAGCCGTTGGTCCGCCCCGATGGCCGGCAGCCCGCCTTCGCCGCCGATGGCATCGCCATCTCCAAGGACGGCAAGACGCTCTTCTATCAGGCGCTGACCGGAAAGACGCTCTATTCGATCGACACCGCGAAGCTGCGATCAGACGTCAGCGAGGCCGATAGGGCGGCAGCGGTGAAGACGGTCGCGCAGACCCACGTCGCTGATGGTCTGTGGATGAGTAAGGCAGGCGTGCTCTACCTGACCTCGCCCACTGACTATGCGATCAAGCGTCTGAACGGAGCGACCGTTGAGACAGTGCTGACCGATCGCCGGCTGCGTTGGCCCGACACCTTCTCGGAAGGGCGCGACGGGACGATGTACGTCACCGCCAGCCATATACAGGACACCAACTGGTTCACGCCCGGCGCACCGCCGTCGATCAAGACGCAGCTGTTCTCCTTCGCTCCCGCCAAGTGA